A region of Nitrospinota bacterium DNA encodes the following proteins:
- a CDS encoding methyl-accepting chemotaxis protein — translation MIDWYHRLSLGSKLIVSLAVAIIAVFGFNAWWSIKDQEATAFEQTRSYANGVSETVLSSLNTMMVQGTIAEREYFTKLMKGTIEGLDELRIFRSKSVTDQFGEGLPGEQPQDDVERRVLETGKPEFLIVNGSGHRQLRAVVPFIIVDSRGGMIRCLDCHEGQLGGVNGGVSMLISMESADKRITAGIAWQAGIIAVELLALLALLAVFTRKNVTAPLTGVVGQLTDNSNAVDSASSQVAEASRALAEAATQQAASLEETSATLSELASSAKENADEAGMAEKLMTEVNSSVAGGRKRMESAMDAMRGISKSSMEISRIMKVIEDIAFQTNLLALNAAVEAARAGEHGKGFAVVAEEVRSLAQRVGEAVKTTSSLITTADKSSKDGVDLVGKLSESLSGISVSAEKVGQTVETIARKSAEQADRIAQINIAVGQLDNTTQQTAAGSEETAAAAQTLSEQSAQLHDVIQELMWLVQGDGE, via the coding sequence ATGATTGATTGGTATCACAGGCTGTCCCTTGGCTCCAAGCTTATTGTTTCCCTGGCGGTGGCCATCATCGCCGTATTCGGCTTCAACGCCTGGTGGTCGATCAAGGACCAGGAAGCCACCGCGTTCGAGCAGACCCGCTCTTACGCCAATGGCGTATCGGAAACAGTATTAAGCTCCCTGAACACGATGATGGTACAGGGGACCATCGCCGAGCGGGAGTATTTCACAAAGCTCATGAAAGGCACCATCGAGGGGCTCGATGAGTTGCGGATTTTCAGAAGCAAGTCGGTCACCGACCAGTTTGGCGAAGGTTTGCCGGGTGAACAGCCCCAGGATGACGTGGAACGGAGGGTGCTGGAAACGGGCAAGCCCGAATTTTTGATCGTCAACGGCTCCGGCCATCGCCAATTAAGGGCTGTGGTCCCTTTTATCATTGTGGATAGCCGCGGCGGCATGATCCGTTGCCTGGACTGTCACGAAGGCCAGCTGGGGGGCGTTAACGGCGGTGTTAGCATGCTCATCTCCATGGAGTCGGCGGACAAACGGATAACCGCCGGGATCGCCTGGCAAGCTGGCATAATCGCCGTGGAGCTTTTAGCCCTGCTGGCCCTGCTTGCGGTTTTCACCAGGAAAAACGTCACCGCGCCGCTCACGGGTGTGGTGGGGCAACTGACAGACAATTCCAACGCTGTGGACAGCGCGTCCTCCCAGGTGGCGGAGGCGTCCCGCGCCCTGGCCGAGGCGGCCACCCAGCAGGCGGCCTCGCTGGAGGAGACTTCCGCCACATTGAGCGAACTGGCCTCTTCGGCCAAGGAAAACGCCGACGAGGCGGGCATGGCCGAAAAGCTGATGACAGAGGTAAACTCGTCGGTAGCCGGGGGTCGCAAGCGGATGGAGAGCGCCATGGACGCCATGCGCGGCATTTCAAAAAGTTCCATGGAAATATCGCGCATCATGAAGGTGATCGAGGACATAGCGTTCCAGACGAACCTGCTGGCGTTGAACGCGGCGGTGGAGGCCGCCAGGGCCGGCGAGCATGGCAAGGGTTTCGCCGTGGTGGCCGAAGAGGTGCGAAGCCTGGCCCAGCGGGTGGGCGAGGCGGTAAAAACCACCTCCAGCCTCATTACCACGGCGGACAAAAGCTCCAAGGACGGGGTGGATCTTGTGGGGAAACTGTCCGAATCGCTATCGGGAATATCAGTCTCGGCGGAGAAGGTGGGGCAGACCGTGGAGACCATCGCCAGGAAAAGCGCCGAGCAGGCCGACAGGATAGCGCAGATCAACATCGCGGTGGGACAGTTGGATAACACAACCCAGCAGACCGCCGCCGGGTCGGAGGAAACCGCCGCGGCGGCCCAGACCCTTTCCGAGCAGTCCGCCCAACTGCACGATGTCATCCAGGAATTGATGTGGCTGGTGCAGGGGGACGGAGAATAA
- a CDS encoding heme-copper oxidase subunit III translates to MAHNEGHAGHTVHHWEVSAYPLILVAGIFFALPIAFALFFQYGNGTMAAAALGIGTPLLIWGVAGWTKEGVANRDKEHGYALTGLPIFIVSEVLIFLSLFASYWTLRLSASVWPPAGSPEIGITIPLVMTVILVSSSFTYHLGEMRLEEGDNKGFTNWLIISILLGALFLGCTAYEYNHLIGEGFVFGTNAKSTAFFSITGFHASHVLVGLGAFVAVLIPALGGAISHTFAKGAGIYWHFVDIVWFFVVSQIYLW, encoded by the coding sequence ATGGCGCATAATGAAGGCCATGCGGGCCACACGGTCCACCACTGGGAAGTAAGCGCGTATCCGCTTATCCTGGTGGCCGGTATTTTCTTTGCGTTGCCGATAGCGTTCGCGCTGTTCTTCCAGTATGGAAACGGCACAATGGCCGCCGCGGCCCTTGGTATCGGCACACCGCTTCTTATCTGGGGCGTCGCCGGTTGGACCAAGGAAGGCGTGGCCAACAGGGATAAAGAGCACGGGTATGCCCTTACCGGCCTTCCCATCTTCATCGTTTCCGAGGTGCTCATATTCCTTTCGCTGTTCGCCTCTTACTGGACGCTCCGGCTTTCGGCCTCCGTATGGCCCCCCGCCGGTAGCCCCGAGATCGGCATCACGATACCTCTGGTCATGACGGTGATACTGGTCAGCTCCTCTTTCACATATCACCTGGGCGAAATGAGGCTTGAAGAGGGTGACAACAAAGGTTTCACCAACTGGCTGATCATTTCCATCCTGCTTGGCGCGTTGTTCCTGGGTTGCACCGCGTATGAGTACAACCACCTGATCGGCGAAGGTTTCGTGTTCGGCACCAACGCCAAGAGCACGGCTTTCTTCTCCATTACCGGTTTCCACGCCTCTCACGTGCTGGTCGGCCTGGGCGCTTTCGTCGCCGTGCTGATACCCGCGCTGGGCGGCGCCATAAGCCACACCTTCGCCAAAGGGGCCGGGATTTACTGGCACTTCGTCGATATCGTGTGGTTCTTCGTGGTGAGCCAGATTTACCTCTGGTAA
- a CDS encoding SCO family protein — MTAVAAGASAQNGFRPPDSELDPEVLRVDESVYLGVKPARETALVLDDGREVTLGDFRGKPLILVLSYFTCDGFCPAFNADLQKVLEKVEALKNVKIGDDFTVLTVSFDKNDTKDSSAMFHRSMGMSGKIGDNWRMATFKDPADLAKITSGLGFKFFWSPADRMFFHPGVYYFMSPEGRVVRILQHSVAEPRDMELAIIESKFNKLAPSEAGNMVMSMCYSYNFKEGKYGLNYPLFISFGSLVTGVTAFLFAANFQRKKAKRGKES, encoded by the coding sequence ATGACAGCGGTGGCGGCTGGCGCCTCCGCCCAGAACGGGTTTCGCCCGCCTGACTCGGAATTGGATCCCGAGGTCCTCAGGGTGGACGAGAGCGTGTATCTGGGGGTGAAGCCGGCCAGGGAGACCGCCCTCGTTTTAGACGATGGCCGGGAGGTGACTCTGGGGGATTTCCGGGGCAAGCCTCTTATTCTGGTCCTCTCCTATTTCACCTGCGACGGTTTCTGTCCGGCCTTCAACGCGGACCTGCAAAAGGTCCTCGAGAAGGTGGAGGCTTTGAAAAACGTGAAAATCGGCGACGATTTCACGGTTCTTACGGTCTCTTTCGACAAGAACGACACGAAGGATTCGTCGGCCATGTTCCACCGCTCCATGGGTATGTCCGGGAAGATCGGTGATAACTGGCGGATGGCCACCTTCAAGGACCCGGCGGACCTGGCGAAAATCACGTCGGGGCTTGGGTTCAAGTTTTTCTGGTCGCCGGCGGACAGGATGTTTTTCCACCCAGGCGTTTATTACTTCATGTCGCCCGAGGGGCGGGTTGTGAGGATACTTCAGCATTCCGTAGCGGAGCCCAGAGACATGGAGCTGGCGATAATCGAGAGCAAGTTCAACAAGCTTGCCCCCTCGGAGGCCGGTAACATGGTGATGAGCATGTGCTACAGCTACAATTTCAAGGAAGGCAAGTACGGTCTGAACTACCCACTCTTCATCTCTTTCGGATCTTTGGTTACGGGAGTCACGGCGTTTTTATTCGCCGCTAATTTTCAGAGGAAAAAGGCAAAAAGAGGCAAGGAGAGCTAA
- a CDS encoding cbb3-type cytochrome c oxidase subunit I: MKEWLFTTDHKRIGVLYLVGSIAAFAVAGIMALLIRIELFTLGPTLTDDATNYNVWLYFHGAAMILAFLIPGLTGFLANYLVPIMIGAHDVAFPRINAFSVWLFWFAIVLALLTFVIPDPPDVMWTGYPPYSVQTSGNTAFYVFTVHLLGFSSILGAVNFLCTVIYMRAPGMGWNQLNFFVWTTVGAFVIQLIFIPVLAAAVTLVLFDKYFGTAFFSPANGGDVLLYQNLFWFYSHPAVYVILLPAVGTLMDIISTHARNPVFNYKTGVYGGIWGTVVLGSDVWVHHLYTSGMVDWLRIGMMVTTLIISVPVGLMVISLVGTLYRGSIKYTTPMLYACSCLFLILIGGLTGIPLAMTSVTLHLAETYFVMAHFHYIMGIMATFAVFAGVYNWFPKFTGRMYNESLGKLGFLFNFIGVNVTFWPLFGIGIEGMPRRYFDYAMMPQFEGTHQISTIGAVLIAVGMAITILNWVIGAIAGPKASDNPWGSKSMEWTHTTTPPGPGNFPTPPTVSEDWSPYNYGGHTAKTI, from the coding sequence ATGAAGGAATGGCTTTTTACCACCGATCATAAAAGGATCGGGGTCCTTTATCTGGTGGGGTCGATAGCCGCCTTTGCAGTGGCGGGTATCATGGCCCTTCTGATAAGGATCGAACTGTTCACCCTTGGGCCTACGCTCACGGATGACGCTACCAACTACAACGTGTGGCTCTATTTCCACGGCGCGGCCATGATCCTCGCCTTCCTCATACCGGGGTTGACGGGTTTCCTTGCCAACTACCTTGTTCCGATAATGATCGGCGCACACGACGTGGCTTTCCCCAGGATCAACGCCTTCTCGGTGTGGCTCTTCTGGTTCGCCATCGTGCTGGCCCTTCTTACATTCGTGATACCCGATCCGCCTGACGTTATGTGGACCGGCTATCCCCCTTACTCCGTGCAGACCTCGGGTAACACCGCGTTCTACGTGTTCACCGTGCACCTTCTGGGCTTCTCGTCCATCCTTGGCGCCGTGAACTTCCTCTGCACCGTGATCTACATGAGGGCTCCCGGCATGGGCTGGAACCAGCTCAACTTCTTCGTGTGGACCACCGTGGGCGCTTTCGTGATCCAGCTGATCTTCATCCCGGTGCTGGCCGCGGCGGTGACCCTGGTACTCTTCGACAAGTATTTCGGCACAGCGTTCTTCTCCCCGGCAAACGGCGGCGACGTTCTGCTGTACCAGAACCTGTTCTGGTTCTACTCGCATCCGGCGGTGTACGTTATTCTGCTTCCGGCTGTCGGCACTTTGATGGACATCATCTCCACCCATGCCCGTAACCCCGTCTTCAACTATAAGACTGGTGTTTACGGCGGCATTTGGGGTACCGTGGTCCTCGGCTCCGACGTGTGGGTGCACCACCTGTACACCTCGGGCATGGTGGACTGGCTCCGCATTGGCATGATGGTGACCACCCTGATCATCTCCGTGCCGGTGGGTCTGATGGTGATAAGCCTGGTGGGAACCCTTTACAGGGGCTCCATCAAGTACACCACCCCCATGCTGTACGCCTGCTCCTGCCTGTTCCTGATCCTCATCGGCGGCCTGACCGGCATACCGCTGGCCATGACCTCCGTTACCCTGCACCTGGCTGAGACATACTTCGTTATGGCCCACTTCCATTACATAATGGGCATCATGGCGACCTTCGCCGTGTTCGCGGGCGTGTACAACTGGTTCCCGAAATTCACGGGCCGTATGTACAACGAGAGCCTTGGCAAGCTGGGCTTCCTGTTTAACTTCATCGGCGTGAACGTGACCTTCTGGCCGCTCTTCGGTATCGGTATCGAGGGTATGCCCAGGAGGTATTTCGACTACGCCATGATGCCCCAGTTCGAGGGTACCCATCAGATCTCCACGATTGGCGCGGTTCTCATAGCCGTCGGTATGGCCATAACCATCCTTAACTGGGTGATAGGCGCCATCGCCGGCCCGAAAGCCAGCGACAATCCCTGGGGTTCCAAGTCCATGGAGTGGACCCATACAACCACCCCCCCTGGGCCTGGCAACTTCCCCACTCCCCCGACCGTGTCGGAGGATTGGTCGCCTTATAACTACGGCGGTCACACCGCCAAGACCATATAA
- a CDS encoding heme A synthase, with translation MNKVLIGLSIFFTYILMVMGNIVTTTGSGLGCPDWPLCYGTVVPPLEMQPWIEWSHRLLGGATGFLILASTIFIWKNSKGAEKWLTAGALGLLGVGAVFGGIIVKLEAPLLQGALHVFVISFHIVLSTIIFSLMILAFRKVGGQAAKPGVFYPLMFGLLSAQVLLGIVVRYSQASMACPDFPLCNGQIIPEFTEPGIALHFVHRIIAYTIFAVSAGYAAMALKNGVDTRNAVITFALVFAQASFGIGLVQTGMFLPLIVLHGAVGFGLLGWIVYLTAPYLVGGGQLEEARA, from the coding sequence ATGAACAAGGTATTGATCGGTCTGTCAATTTTTTTCACTTATATATTAATGGTCATGGGGAACATTGTGACCACAACCGGCTCCGGCCTCGGATGCCCGGACTGGCCGCTGTGTTACGGGACTGTCGTTCCCCCGCTGGAGATGCAACCCTGGATCGAATGGAGCCACAGGCTTCTGGGCGGAGCTACAGGCTTCTTGATTCTGGCCTCCACAATTTTCATATGGAAAAATAGCAAGGGCGCCGAAAAATGGCTCACCGCCGGGGCGCTTGGCCTACTTGGCGTGGGCGCGGTATTTGGCGGGATAATAGTTAAACTGGAGGCTCCGTTGCTTCAGGGCGCTCTTCATGTCTTCGTTATCTCGTTCCACATCGTACTGTCCACGATTATCTTTTCCCTCATGATCCTGGCTTTCAGGAAAGTAGGGGGCCAGGCCGCTAAACCGGGTGTTTTCTATCCGTTGATGTTCGGCCTCCTGTCGGCCCAGGTGCTGTTGGGCATTGTTGTCCGCTACAGCCAGGCCTCCATGGCCTGCCCGGATTTCCCGCTTTGCAACGGCCAGATAATACCCGAGTTCACGGAGCCCGGCATCGCCTTGCACTTTGTCCACAGGATCATCGCATACACCATATTCGCGGTTAGCGCGGGTTACGCCGCAATGGCCCTCAAGAACGGCGTGGACACCAGGAACGCCGTTATAACTTTCGCCCTGGTTTTTGCGCAGGCTTCTTTTGGCATCGGCTTGGTGCAGACCGGCATGTTCCTCCCCCTCATAGTCCTTCACGGGGCGGTGGGTTTCGGGTTGCTGGGCTGGATAGTTTATCTAACTGCGCCTTACCTTGTGGGTGGCGGCCAGCTTGAAGAGGCGCGGGCCTAA
- the cyoE gene encoding protoheme IX farnesyltransferase produces MYQTTAASVERQVTIRSAVLDYLVLIKPGIVALVLVSTLGGMYIAQKGLPATPLVFWSLVGIALSTAGAATLNNFIDRDIDTIMRRTSGRPLPSGSITPKMALVIGLVTSALSVVVFAKYVNMMAMFLSTAAIFIYAIPYTLLSKRVTPLATFIGGVGGALPPVIGYAAVKPGLDVVAFTLFLIIFAWQHPHFWALALKYRDEYASAGVRNLPVARGVLETKKQILVWASLLAMVSTLPFIIGVAGKAYLACAMVSGVVFVAMSLWFLRSSRPVAMCLFHYSIVHLPLLFTVMVVDIIKS; encoded by the coding sequence ATGTATCAAACCACGGCGGCTTCCGTTGAGCGTCAGGTAACCATACGGTCCGCCGTATTGGATTACCTGGTTCTCATAAAACCGGGAATAGTCGCCCTGGTTTTGGTTTCCACTCTCGGCGGGATGTATATCGCCCAAAAGGGCCTTCCCGCCACTCCTCTCGTTTTCTGGTCACTGGTTGGCATTGCGCTTTCCACGGCCGGGGCCGCGACGCTGAATAATTTTATAGACCGGGACATAGACACCATCATGCGGCGCACATCCGGCAGGCCGTTGCCGTCCGGGTCCATAACGCCGAAGATGGCCCTTGTTATCGGGCTTGTCACCAGCGCGCTGTCGGTGGTCGTGTTCGCAAAATATGTGAACATGATGGCCATGTTCCTTTCAACCGCGGCCATTTTCATCTACGCCATACCTTATACGCTGTTATCCAAACGGGTAACGCCGCTGGCCACCTTTATCGGTGGAGTGGGCGGCGCGTTGCCTCCGGTAATCGGTTACGCGGCTGTAAAGCCCGGGCTGGACGTGGTTGCGTTCACGCTGTTCCTGATTATTTTCGCGTGGCAACACCCCCATTTCTGGGCGCTGGCGCTGAAATACCGGGATGAATACGCGTCGGCCGGGGTGCGGAACCTGCCTGTGGCCCGGGGCGTTTTAGAGACCAAAAAGCAGATACTGGTTTGGGCCTCGTTGCTGGCCATGGTGTCCACGCTTCCTTTCATCATCGGGGTGGCGGGAAAGGCTTACCTGGCGTGCGCCATGGTTTCCGGCGTGGTTTTTGTGGCGATGTCCCTATGGTTCCTAAGGTCCAGCCGCCCCGTGGCGATGTGCCTGTTCCACTACTCCATAGTGCATCTGCCCCTGTTGTTCACCGTAATGGTTGTTGATATTATAAAATCCTAG
- a CDS encoding MBL fold metallo-hydrolase, with product MGKLTFLGTGTSTGVPLIGCDCPVCQSTNIKDKRLRSSIWVESGSASLLVDTSTDFRTQALNAGIKSLDAVFYTHHHADHIHGIDDLRSFNFIGQGRIPCYGSSGTLRNIQTMFHYIFDGLPETGGGKPKLSLHSIDAPVVVKDMPVEPVRIMHGELPIFGYIFNKTAYLTDCSAIPEESMERLYGMDTIILGALGLKSHPTHFTVEQALEMLQELKPKQGFLTHLNHVVGHDEVSGRLPGKSQFESQTIDRSFTSLALRSG from the coding sequence ATGGGCAAGCTTACGTTTCTTGGCACGGGCACATCAACCGGCGTACCCCTTATAGGGTGCGATTGCCCGGTGTGCCAGTCCACAAATATAAAGGACAAACGGCTCCGCTCATCCATATGGGTGGAAAGCGGCTCCGCCAGCTTGCTGGTGGACACCTCCACGGACTTTCGAACTCAAGCCCTTAACGCCGGTATTAAAAGCCTGGACGCGGTCTTCTACACCCATCATCACGCCGACCATATCCACGGCATAGATGACCTTAGAAGTTTCAATTTCATCGGCCAGGGCCGCATACCGTGTTATGGCTCCTCCGGCACTTTGCGCAACATACAAACCATGTTCCACTATATCTTCGACGGCCTTCCTGAAACCGGCGGTGGCAAACCCAAGCTGTCGCTCCACTCCATTGACGCCCCGGTGGTTGTGAAGGATATGCCGGTGGAGCCGGTGAGGATAATGCACGGGGAGTTGCCAATATTCGGCTATATCTTCAACAAAACAGCATATCTTACGGACTGCTCCGCCATTCCGGAGGAGTCCATGGAGCGGCTTTACGGGATGGACACAATTATCCTTGGAGCCTTGGGCTTAAAAAGCCATCCCACCCATTTCACCGTGGAGCAGGCGTTGGAAATGTTGCAAGAGCTGAAACCGAAGCAGGGGTTTTTAACCCATCTCAACCACGTGGTTGGGCATGACGAGGTTTCCGGAAGGCTCCCCGGTAAGTCTCAGTTTGAATCCCAAACAATAGACAGATCCTTCACTTCGCTTGCGCTTCGCTCAGGATGA
- a CDS encoding TusE/DsrC/DsvC family sulfur relay protein yields the protein MGGFQFHGKFYRTDSLGYMTDFHEWSEDVASHIASMEGVKLTEKHWEIVNFARDYYKQYKIAPQIRILKKALNEKLGVEKSDNKYLYDLFPKGPAAQACKIGGLPVPPGCVDINN from the coding sequence ATGGGCGGATTCCAGTTTCACGGGAAGTTTTACAGGACAGACAGCCTTGGGTACATGACGGATTTCCACGAATGGTCGGAAGATGTAGCCAGCCACATAGCCTCCATGGAGGGGGTCAAGCTGACAGAAAAGCATTGGGAAATCGTGAATTTCGCCAGGGATTATTACAAGCAGTACAAGATCGCCCCCCAGATACGCATATTAAAGAAGGCGCTCAACGAGAAGCTGGGGGTGGAGAAGAGCGACAACAAGTATCTTTACGACCTGTTCCCCAAAGGCCCCGCCGCCCAGGCTTGCAAGATAGGCGGATTGCCCGTCCCGCCCGGGTGTGTGGACATCAACAACTAA
- a CDS encoding pirin family protein: MIIKIPAAQRYHFDGGWLSTYWIFSFDHYYDPSNMGFGRLRVFNDDVVNPGGGFPMHPHQDMEIVTILLEGELTHKDSLGHSRVIKPGEVQKMTAGTGIVHSEFNEGSVPTHLYQIWITPGQKGLEPWYGYANIPCSEGHDCFTPLATEGGAGGTLPLNIDASISLGRLTAGESVELRPENDRHLFVYITEGELTINGQTFTAGDQARIKAEHLVTITAQSKTFFTLIDAPPR; this comes from the coding sequence ATGATTATAAAAATCCCGGCGGCCCAGAGATACCATTTTGATGGTGGCTGGCTTTCCACTTACTGGATATTCTCCTTCGACCATTATTACGACCCTTCCAACATGGGGTTCGGCAGGCTTCGGGTTTTTAACGACGATGTGGTAAATCCCGGCGGCGGATTCCCCATGCACCCTCATCAGGATATGGAGATTGTCACCATCCTTCTGGAGGGTGAGCTTACCCACAAGGACAGCCTTGGTCATAGCCGTGTGATAAAGCCGGGCGAAGTCCAAAAAATGACCGCAGGCACGGGTATTGTCCACTCCGAATTCAACGAGGGCTCCGTTCCAACCCATCTTTACCAGATATGGATTACCCCTGGGCAAAAGGGGCTGGAACCCTGGTATGGTTACGCAAACATCCCTTGCTCGGAGGGCCATGACTGTTTCACCCCCCTCGCTACCGAAGGAGGCGCGGGAGGGACATTACCGTTAAACATTGATGCATCCATAAGCCTGGGCAGGCTTACAGCGGGAGAGAGCGTGGAATTACGGCCGGAAAATGACAGGCATCTGTTCGTTTATATCACTGAGGGGGAATTGACCATAAACGGCCAAACCTTCACCGCTGGCGACCAGGCGCGGATAAAGGCTGAACATCTGGTAACTATAACCGCCCAATCCAAAACCTTTTTCACCCTTATAGACGCGCCGCCGAGGTAA
- a CDS encoding Rrf2 family transcriptional regulator: MQLTRHTDYSFRVLIYLGLNGANLVTIKEIADSFGISKNHLMKVVHRLSQLGYIKTVRGKGGGLALGMDPKDIPVGAIVRHMEDRLEVAECFSSERNTCPITRSCKLTGVFGQAMKGFLDTLDKYTLADVLCDKNKISDILHAKSGG, translated from the coding sequence ATGCAGTTGACCCGCCATACCGATTATTCTTTCAGGGTGCTGATATACCTCGGCCTTAACGGGGCCAACCTTGTGACCATAAAAGAAATCGCCGACAGTTTCGGGATTTCCAAAAACCACCTGATGAAGGTGGTGCACAGGCTCTCCCAGTTGGGTTATATCAAGACCGTGAGGGGTAAGGGCGGCGGGCTGGCCCTGGGGATGGATCCGAAAGACATCCCCGTGGGCGCCATCGTTCGCCACATGGAGGACCGGCTGGAAGTGGCTGAATGTTTCAGTTCGGAGAGGAACACCTGCCCCATCACCCGCTCATGCAAGCTCACCGGCGTTTTCGGGCAGGCCATGAAAGGTTTCCTAGACACTTTGGACAAATACACCCTGGCGGATGTATTGTGCGATAAGAATAAAATTTCGGACATCCTTCACGCCAAGAGCGGCGGATAA